The genomic interval AGTCATGGCCACCCGGGGTGGTCACCAGACAGGGGGTCTACAGCTCCAGATACAGTCGGGGATGGCACTATTGGAGTCCAGGGTAAGTCTTCACAGCACCCCATGTGAGAAGTGGGTCCGGGTGGGCAGCAAACGGAGGTGGGGCatatagaaaagcaaaagaaCCCTGTGATTCAATGACGGGGTTGGAGAAGGTCCTTCCGTATATACACCACACTTCCCAACACTGCATGGAAAATGAGGTCAAGTACAACCGactctctctctctaatctcCCTTTCTACGGCCCCTGTGAGCACCGATCCCTTTCCCCTTACCTCGatgcccacccctcccccctccacttcCACTTGCCTGGAGCTGGCGTGTATCTTTCTCCACACCTGCCTCCCAGCCTAGGTGCAGAGCCTGGGAAGGCAGCAGAGAGGCCAATTGCTGGCCCTGGGTCCTTTCCAGGGAGGAGCCAGGTTCTTCCTGGGTTCTCCTAGTGGGGAAGAATTTTGTATAgttgctctctttttttttttttttatcagtaacTCTTGAAGTCCTGAGACGTTGCTCATGGGCTTGGCTTCCGTCTTAGCAACATCTTCTGcccctttttccctttccccttccatgTCCAGGGAATCATTTGCTCACATCTTTCCTGATGGTGCCTCTAGCAGCTGCCAGTAGAGCTGACCACAGCTCTTGGAGGTCTGACCTGAGGTTAAAACTAGACCGAAGGTCATCTGATTCCAGCAGAAGTGTTTGGTGGCGTACAGTGGCACAGTCCAAGGCCACAGACCAGAGTCTTAGAAGGCAGCGGAGAAGCAATCCGACATAAAGCCGCTAGCTCGTGGTTGCCAACAGCCAACTAAGGACACTAAGGCTCAGAGACCATCCACAGTGTTCGGTGTGACGAGTGCCACTCAGAAATCATGGAGACAGCGGTGATTGGGATGGTGGCAGTGCTGTTTGTCATCACCATGGCCATTACCTGCATCCTCTGCTATTTCAGCTATGACTCACAGACCCAAGACCCAGAGAGGGGTCCCAGACGTAGCTTCACTGTGGCCACGTTTCACCAGGAGGCGTCACTCTTCACTGGGCCAGCTCTCCAATCCCGGCCACTGCCGAGGGCCCAGAACTTCTGGACTGTTGTGTGAGGTTGGCAGTCCCTCAGCATTTATTCTGCTAGTGGGTCAGACCCATCTACCCCTTCAATAAGCAGTGTCTGctgtctccctcctcccaggtCTCCATCCTTATCCTTCTAGGTTCCACAAACTTCTTGCCTTCCTCCATTCTGGCTTGCTTTGTCCTCTATCCTGGGAAGCTGAGGTGTTGGGACCAGATGTGAGTTACCTCTAAGCTGAGCCATCAGCTTGGCCCTACTCAAAATGGGGCTGAGGCATCTGAGGAGATGTGGATGGATTCTGTGCAGTATCCTATGGTGGGGTAGCTCTAGCTAGCTATGGAACCTCACTGGAAGTTAGCACCCAGTCAGCAGGGTACTGTGATGGAAGTCTATTTGCCACCCAAGGAACCAGAGCCCTCAAGTGGACATTTTGAAGAACTATGCGTTGGTTAGTATTTTTGGATGCTGCACGGTACCCAAACCTCAGGCTTGCTCCTGTGGCCTGAAATCAGCCCTGAAATTCTGAAAACGAAGAGCTGTTTTCTGGGAACAAGTGACTTATTTTATAATTGAAGATGTATATCCTTTTATGGATCTTTCCAAATCTGCTCTGGAAAACCACAAAAGGAAGCAGAATAGGAAAAGAGAGCCACAGAAAGCACAAGGTGTTTCGTTAGCAAGAGGGCCACCAAGAAGACTTTTAAACACATCTTGAACAAGACGTGCTTTATTGCTATGGTCCGACAGACTGCATCTATTCTTAGCAAATGTGAGTGATTTGCGTCACTTAGGAATGATAGAAAAATCGTGAACTGAAAGATAATtccaaaaaaagttaaaatgttgtTACATTTAGGCGCATGTGAAGAAGCTGTTGATTTTAACACAAATAAAGGGACATTTGTCTTTATTAATAGAAAAGCTGCTCACGGAATAGATGTCATCTTGTATTTAGAGACCATGATCTGAAGGATGGAAAATTAGCTTCCTGGCTTGTCTGTCTGCATTTAACCTTGAATGGGTAACTCTCTCAGGACCTACCTGTTGAGGGAATGAGACTGAACCAGCGTCCTCTGGGATGTAAAGGTGTCCAGACATGTGGCTGCCACAGGAAGGATCCAGAGAGACAggcttgggtctggagagatatgggggtggggatggcagggagggaggcagatgcTAGATGGGGGTGGAGTGAATCTGGGGAGGTTGAGGCTCAGGAGGTAGAGCCTTCTGGAAACACAGAAGAAGCTGCAGACTGTCAGTCTGGATTCGGAGTTCCTGACTAGGGCTTTtacagagaggccagaagagagggcagGGAGTCCTGGGGACTTAGTGAAGGACTCACAGCGGGTGGGAATAGTCAGTGTGAGGTTGAGGCTGGCTAGGGATGAGCGAGCACCtgagaggggaggaaaaaaaagcagaacTGCCTAGGGGAAGCAGCCAGACTGAGGCAGAGTTCTGCAACCCTCActgcagctccccacccccaccccccagtgctgGCTTGGGGTTGTCTCCTCCTCAGGCAGAGTTCTGTCCTGAAGCAGGCTCTGAAGATCTTCCTTGAAAGGAGTCTTGGCAGCATATCTCCACAGGAACTAAGCAGAACCTTCTTCCCAGCAACACTTAGACTGCTTGACTGTGGGTGAGTCCCCAGACACAATGAAGCACCCGAGGCACCGGAGTACacggttgtgtgtgtgtgtgtgtgtgtgtgtgtactgtgtgtgtacacgcgtgcATAGagtccttcccaagttgcttttggtcatatgCTTTTATCACACCAATAGATACCCTAAGTATGTTGTGATCCATCCATTTAGTCACCCTACCAACCAAGCACAGACTCACTCACCCACATCACCATGTCTTCCCTGACCCACGCACTTCATTCATTCGTTCCATTATTCAGTCACCTGTCCTTCATTTGGTGAACATGGACAGAGCTCTGCTGTGTACCAGCTCCTGCTCAGACAAGGTGAGAGTCAGTGAGACCTGGTCCCAGCGCTCAGGGAACACCTGACAGAGCAGAGACAACATGCATTgggtgctggggtggggtggggttttgTGTCTGGTGTGCAGTATGTATATGGTTCATGACATGTGGTATGTATAATGTGTACAATACCTGTGTAGTATAtgtggtgtcttagggtttctattgtgataaaacaccatgaccaaagcaacttggggaggggaAGGTtgatttggcttatgcttccgcATCactcactgttcatcatcaaaggaagtcaggacaggaactcaagcagggcagggacctggagacagtggctgatgcaaaggccacagaggagtgctgcttaatgACTTATTCCTCATGGCTTACTAGGCCTGCTTctttatagaacctaggaccaccagcccagaaatggccccacccataatgggctgagccctcccacactgatcactagttttaaaaaaatgctctACAAGCTTACCTATAACCCATCTCTTTTTAAAANNNNNNNNNNNNNNNNNNNNNNNNNNNNNNNNNNNNNNNNNNNNNNNNNNNNNNNNNNNNNNNNNNNNNNNNNNNNNNNNNNNNNNNNNNNNNNNNNNNNNNNNNNNNNNNNNNNNNNNNNNNNNNNNNNNNNNNNNNNNNNNNNNNNNNNNNNNNNNNNNNNNNNNNNNNNNNNNNNNNNNNNNNNNNNNNNNNNNNNNNNNNNNNNNNNNNNNNNNNNNNNNNNNAAAACTCTTTATTGATTCCTTGTAAATTTCATACTGTGGGCATCAGTCCCACTCATCcccctgtctctctgtatctgccctctgcccttgcatcCTCCcccaccaaagaaaacaaaaaacaaaaacaaaaaatgaaaataaagaaactaaaacaaacaaacaaacaaacaagcaaaaaaccatcAGTTTGTGGAAGCTTCAGTGTGTCGcacttttgcccaaacagctttccTTTCAAATGTTCATTGTAGTAAGTCCTTGATCTGCCTGGAAGCTACACTGTCAAGTACCAGATCCTCAcagggactcctctcagatatcttgttgccctgtgtcatagagagcctgcagctttggatctgcaggactggccccttAACGTGCTCCAGCAGATCATAGGTGGGGTTGATGCTGGGTTAGGCCAACTCAAAgccttggatctgggcctgggtgctCACTGAGTTATTCAGCTTGCCAGCTCTCTTCCAAACTGCCCaggcaggggtgaggggtgggggtgtgtggaggGTATTTCTCCTATGTCCATACCACCACAAGGCCAGTGAGggacagggcctgctctcctgcaCTCAGGACCTTGGGGCAGCTCTCCAGAACTCaggccaccagggccagctctactgtgatGCCTAGGTGAGGTTGGGGCTGTTTTTCTAAGTGCTGCATCTGGCCAGGGTCGGGGCTAGCTCTGTGCAGcccttggacatcaacatggcccaaGGCAGTagcccagaccaggggtgtaCGAATGCcttttggtggtaacatgggctGTGGACATAGATCCAGATATGGATCCAGACATGGCCCTGGGGGGCAGCCCAGTCTGGGACCTCACCGTGGCCTCAAGTGGAAGTGAAGGCctctcacatcaggctgtttctCTCCTCAGTGGAGTGTCCAGTTCCTCCTCTCTTCATGGTgcaccctctctttctctttcaccacATACATGCTCATTGTAGTGGTGTCTGtcacagcccaatcttatggagggaatttctcagttggggttccctcttctcagttgATTCTAGCTTGGCTCAAGTTGACACAAAAGCTTTGCCAGCACATGTGGTATGTGTACAGTGTATGATGCGTGCACTGAGGGGTGGGATGTGCAGGGTGTACAGGATGTGCGAATGTGGggtatattttgtatatgtggtATGAGTGTGTGCTGTCTGAGTTTGGGTGATAtgagtgggtgtatgtgtgtctactgtgtttggtatgtgtgtatggtttcACTGTGGGtgctgtggtgtgtttgtgtgttgtgttgtgtgtctTGTATGTGTGGTATTTGTATGGTGTGTGAGGGGTGTGGTGTGCCATTCTCCCTGGTGTTGCCTGTTGTGTAAGAAGAGAGACAGTCCCGGCCATAGCCTGCAGGAGCCCCCTTACTGCCAATGGCGGTCCTCTGTCCACCATCCCCAAGAGAGGAGGCAGCAGTACAAGGAGAAGAGAATGGGACCAAAATACCAGCAAAACAGGGAGTGTGTAGCTGGTGGCAGAAAGTGAAGCAGctgcttcaggccagcctggcaaCATGGAGCCAAGCCACTCCGGCACCCGCCCTCCCAGTTCCAAAGCTAGCGCTTTTCTACTTGCTCTGTAGCTACTGCAGGTTTTTGTCAATTCTTACAACACAACAGGCACTCTGCTCTCACCACCTACCATTTTGTCAGTGCACACAACAGCCTGATGATCTCCATTGCACAGACTGGGGTGCCAAGCTGTTGCTTTGTGAGTGCTTTGGGCCAATAGCAGTTGTGCAGGGGTGAGGTTGGATGGCTCATAATGCCCACGTCGCCTCAGTGGGATCCAGTCCACACCTCAGGAGGGAAGGAAACTAGAGATCTGGCTTCGCGGGCTCACCAAAACTTACTGACATCTGCCCCTACCTCCACATCTGATTCTGAAGATGGGGACTTTGCCAGTGGCAAATGAGCATCCTTTGGGGAGGGCTGAGACCCTGGAAGAACAGGCTATAATCCATTAGAATGTTGAAGCTCCTGCACAGATTAACTGCGTCTTGCTTCCACAGGTCTAACTTCCCTTACTGCCCTGGGGCATCTTTCTCAGCTCCAGCCCTCTTCAAATGGCAGCATGAGTAAGCTGTGTGGGCACATTCCAGGCACTCCAGAAACTCCAGTTTGTGCTAGGCCTGGCTGGGCCTCTACCACAATATGCTAGGGTGCAGAGATGAGAATCCCATCTTGCTAGTCTGCAGGATGAAAAATAGAAATCCTTGAGCTCTGAGCTGTAGGAGACATGGGGTAGGGCACCCCCACTGTGCCCTCTCTTCATAGTCCCTGGCTCTGAAAACTGGCAGGGGTGTCTCTGTGGGACTTGCTACACTCTGGAACCAAGAGGCCTTGAAATAACATGTTTTCCGGAAAAGTACCTTCCTTAGAGGAAACCACTGTTCCAAGGAATAGAAAAGGGTCATTGTGTCTTGCCAGATCCCCATTCCTGAGGTCATGACACTTGAAAAGGCAGGCACAGTTGGAGACATGGAGGTCGACAGCCTTTCCACACTCCTAACCAGACACCCCATACAGCGCATCTGCAGTTAGAAGTGCTTTAAATGGCAACAGGAGTAGCTGTCTGGCACCTCCCAGCAGGGCCATAACAATCCACGTTAAGCAGTTTTTAAACAAGGTGAATTTAGATTCCGCCCgtaccccacccccaaataactCATTATATATTATCAAGAAAGCAGAGTGATCCTATAGCTATGTGGTTAAACTTGACTTTTGATAGAACGCACTCCTCTGCATAAGAGATTATAGGAGAACTCTAGGTTCTGGTGAACTATTGTCTGGGCAAGAGAGATTGGGTGCTTCATCTTAAGCAGCCCCCAGAGGCCCAGGTGGGCAAAGCTTGCCCCTCAGGGTGGCACTAGTGGAAGATAGTAGAACCTTTAAGAGGCTCTTTGGCAGCTATAGGTCCATTTTTGAAGGACACAGTGGGACCCTGGCTTTTCATCTCCTCTTTTACCTCACAACAGTAAGGTGAGTGATTTTGTTCCACCATGATGCAAATCTTAGAGGCACCAAAGGCCTCAGAGCAACAATATTGACAGTTCTCAGAGGACTGGACTCTTCAAACCTGTGAGCCTTCTCCTTGAGACTGGGTCTCGTCCTGCAACCCAGGCTGGGCAGGCCTTTAACTCCCGATTCTccgcttcagcctcctgagtcctgggacaTCTGGCACTACACCCAGCTCTAAGAAGGTATGGTTTGGAAGGCTGCAGAGAGTATAAGGAATGTTCTGGAACCTGCTGGCCTAAGGGAGATGCTTAACCATGCCTGTCTGGCACCATGCCTTCTGAGACAGGGCATTAACCCAATTCCAGGTTTCCAGTTGTGTATGTAATCTAAACAAGCCTGCTGAGGCAGCTTTCTGTGTACCATGGTCGTGAAGGAAGTGACAGAGACCACAGCTAGGACATTCCTTGTGGCCACTTCTATCTTTCACACAACTTTCCAGGTgcctattgtggtggtttgaatatgcttggcccagggagtggcattattgaggggtgtggccttgttggaggaagtgtatcactgtgcgGGTGGGCTTTGTGACCttcctccttgctgcctggaagacagctgtcttctgtttgccttccgaataagatgtagaactctcagctcctccagcgccatgcctgcctggacgctgccatgcttcctgccttgatgataatggactgaacctctgaacctgtaagccagccccaattaaatgttgtcctttatacgagttgccttggtcacggtgtctgttcacagtaatggaaaccctaattaagataaCCATAGACCTCGCCTATGAGGCAGAGGCTGTGGTGTTTCAGAgatcctctgtctctctgagatCCAGGCACATTAGCATCCTAGCCATAGATAGGCACTGGCTGCTTCCTATTCAGTGTCAGTCAACTTACCTCACCTGTTAGTGACCTCTTTGCAAAGAACTGGCCAGCCCTCCTCCCTACTACCCTCAGGGCCAGagaccattctctctctctctctctctctctctctctctctctgtgtgtgtgtgtgtgtgtgtgtgtgtgtgtgtgtgtgtgtgtgtgtatctgaactCAGAAGCTGTTGGGAGGCCTCTGACCCCACCTCCAGACTCCTGGCATCTATATTTGTTAAGTAAGGCTTTCCTAAGACATTCATGGCTTTAACTCCCTAGAACTCATGTGTATGGTTTACTCAAAAGAAGGATTCAGATCACTGATGACAAATGCTAATTATTTGACCTTGCAATAATATGACTATCCTGGATGATGTGGGAGGCTCCATTACAATACAAATATATTCTTTAGTAGAGGTGAGGAGGTGCAAAAGTTGAGTCCCAGCAATGCGATGTGAGGAGAATGCAAGGGGATGCCAGCTCATGTGTGGTGGTTTCTAGAAGCTGAAAGAAAAGGTAAGCATTCACACCGTCCCTGGGGTGTCTAGCCAGGAATGCAGCCTGCTTgcacctctttttgttgttgttgaggtttttgtttgttcttaaatcttaaaagttgccttttttttaagtgcttattATTTCCCAGGAACTATTTAAGCAATCATAGATAAAATAGGTGACGCTCTTTACAAATGCTTTACTTTCATCTGGTATAGACACAAGTGGTAGGAACTCCCTGGTGGCTTAAATAGGAATGACCCCTaaaatgcttggtccatagggagtggcactactgggaggtgtggccttgatggaggaagggtgtcactgtggaGAGAAGCTTTAAGGGCTCCTATGCCCACGCTGTGCCCAGTGTGGAACCCAGTCTCCTTCTGCCCAccaatcaggatgtagaactctcagctttgtctccagcaccatgccgGTCTGGATGCtgacatgcttcccaccatgatgctaatggattaaacctcagaaactgtaagccagcctcagttaaatgttctcttttataagagtGACCACAGTCATGGTGATCCACCTTGGGTATGCACCATGATATATTCATACATTTCTCTATTGGTAAATACTCAGTTGTACTCAACCAACCACACAAGCCAACACGGCCTTGAATCAGCTCCTCTAGTTGGTCTCGTTCTTGGCATCCAAGAGACAGGTGATGTGGTTTTTGATGGACATAGGTCTGGGAGCTAAGGAGGCTGTGAACTTGGGGGATGAGGAGTGGgtacagggagagagaaattgCATTTACACTGAGCAGGACAGGAGCTGTAATAGCAGGGTGGTAGGCCCTGGGCACCAAGCACCCCAATCTTATCTTATGGAAACAGGACACATGAGTgaaaacatataaaggcaagatGCTCTTGGagtattattttaattgtgaAATATTATAAAGATCCAAGTGTCCACCAGTAGGAAATATATGAACAAATTATGATACCTCCTCCACAAAGTGAAATAATGAAGACTTGTGCTGGCTTGGCAACTGGTCACGAAAAATAGATAGAAATACAGCAAGTTACAAAATGGCTTTAGGAAAGGAACAGCAGCCAGGAGTGGGAGCACATCCCTGTCAGGAGTGGGAGCACCTGTCAGGGGTGGGAGCACCTGTCAGGGGTGGGAGCACCTGTCAGGGGTGGGAGCACCTGTCAGGGGTAGGAGCACCTGTCAGGAGTGGGAGCACTTGTCAGGGGTGGGAGCATATGACTGTCCCTTGAGGCAGAAGATTAGGATTTCAAGCTCCTCTACTGCatcagtgagtttgagaccaacctcaaaaacaaaccaagaggCCAAGAAACTgcaacaaaagaaatttaaaaatcaaaatgaaaaaccctagttcatatgaaataaaaatcccCAAATCTCTTCATTTAGGAGCCAGaatgacagctcagcagttaggagtgcttactgctcttaaCCTCTTGAGGACACCAGtgctgttcccagcacccacatggcagctcacaaccatggaactccagttccggggCAGCCCATGCTCTCCTGCACACacgtgatacacacacacactaaataagtattttaaaaacctCCTAGTTTATACATTACGTATGCATTGGTATGACTGGACTAGAAGCATGGAAGGGTGAAATCGTCTCACGGGGAAGGGCATGGAAGGATGAAAGCGTCTCGCGGGGAGGGGTTTGGAGGCAGTAGactgatttttactttttgtgcCTTCTGAATATCTGACACTGAGCAAGAATGTGTGGCTTCTCATCAGGCATAGTAACTAtttttatgtatctatctatttatttaattacttttaagaGGGAGCCTCTCCCCATatccttgactgtcctagaactctctacgtagaccatgctagccttgaacttacagaattTAGCcagcgtctgcctcccaagtgctaggattaaaaaaaaaaaaaaaaggcctgtgtCACCGTGCCCGACTGAGtcgggttttgttttgttttgctttgttttttgttttaaatttggtaCCATGGTTATATCATTGCAGATAAACATTGCTGTTTCCACAAAAGTCGTCGACCTAGGGAGCACTCAGAGCTACACTCAGCAAGGATGCTCAGGGCACAGATGGACTAAGACCTTTCCTGCATATGCTCATCTAGGATGAGCTGAGGTGGATCTTCTAAGTAAAAAAATGGAGTCGCCCACATCCTCCCCAAATTTCAAATGAGTACTCAAGTTCTGAGAGGGAAATGGGTGTTTCCActatgtcttttgtttgtttgtttttcgaaactgggtttctctgggtagccctggctgacctggaactcactctgtagaccaggctgtcctctaactcagaaatccgcctgtctctgcctcccactgcccGGCTCAGGGCACTTCCAGACTTCATGGTGACTTTCTGGGCCCTATGGCCATGAACTTTGACCTTTCTCATGCTTCCTATTCTCCTTCTGATACTCTGTATCCTTCACAATGAGAGATAGTCTTTTTATTTACAGCCCAGTGTTGGCTCAGCTGGTTACATAACAGTTACAATGTAACCCAAGGATGAGATACATCTGCATCTCTAAGTCTCTGTACTTAGGAGAGGTGGACATAGGCAGTGGGCTGGTCCTAGCGCAGCCACTAGGATGGGCTGCTGGAGTCCGGGTTCCAGTCTCAGCTTTGACCATTCTGGCTATCCTTACAAAGTGCTTTAGTTAGCTTTTCTCAGTTGTGACAAAATCCACAAGACCAGTAACTTAAAGTAGGAAGTGCTTCTTTCAGTCCATGGTCACTCGATCCTGTTGCTTTGGTCCTACGATGGCAGAGGAAACAACTTTCTCCATGGAAACCAGGGAACGAAAATGAGAAAAGGAGCTAATGTCCTGATATACTCTTCAAAGACAATGCCCCAATGACCGAACTGTCCTCCACGGAAGCCCTACCTCCCAAGGGATTCCTTCCTGTGGCACCCTGAGCCTTCAGAGTGTGTGTTAGATCCACTCTACCTCACAAAGGTTGCTTCTGGTGTGGTTGGCCTCTCCTGGAAGGACTGCAAAGCCTCTGAGGGGAATAGGGACTTTGGCGTCTTGCAAGAGACAGCTTTCCAGGGCTTCCCCTTGTGCAAAGCCCCCTTTGCCATTCTCTTAGTCTCGCCCGAATCCCCCATCCACCCCAAGCCTAGATTCAGCATTTGTATTAACAACAATTTGTAGAGTTTGTAGAGGAGGGAACTGATCCAGACACTCCCAAGCCCAGCCCCACCCAAGATATTTGCACCAATTTGCAAATTGGTGCAAAGTTGAGGTCAGAATTGTggcttattttctattttctgtcccTTTCAGATGGAGActcatttctgtctctcttcttaaAGAAAGgcctcaaggaaaaaaaaaatgacaggtcTCAAAGCTAAACAGaactaaagaaaagcaaaactccagcttcccttttctctactGTATTTCCCAGGCAGtggctttttgttttggaaaaggaTCTGCTGCTTTAAAAAGTTTCAAAGCCTGTGGCTCTAGAGAACCACAGATTGTGAGCTGAGCCAGGGTGGGTGCGGGGCGTGCGAAGCTGGGTGTGGCGGGTGCTTGGGCGTTGGCAATCCCAGACcctgggaaggaggcaggaagagcaggaattcaagatcagagttatgtgagaccctatctcaaaaaacaaaacggGCCAAGTGTGGTGGCCTGTAtgtacgcttttaatcccagcactcagaagatagaggcaggaggatctctgtgagttccaggccagccgtggctacatagtgagactgtctcaaaaacagcatAACAACAAcggaaaacaacacaaaactccAAGGATAGCCTGGGATACATTAGCCTCTTTCTCAAAAACAGGGGAGGGGATTTACATAAAAGTCAACGCTAGTTTTAAATGCTTacttaaaaatggagaaagatcTCAGAagcaatatttaaaaggaaaaattttaaaaataaaagtaagcctTAAAATGGTGCTCCAATTGCTCCAGCTGCTGGTCTTGGTCTGTGGACTGTGGGATATTGAGGCAGAAAGCCCAGCTTTCTCTGAGGTTGACTAAAGAATTAAGAGTTTGCCTGGAACTTTACATTAGCTATCATATCAGGGGCAGGCTGCTTCAGAGAGGTCATCCTTGCTGTTGTTCTTcttggtttgtctgtctgtttttaatCTAGGGGCTCACCCTGAAGCTggtgctggcctggaattcagtatgtagcacaggctggcctggaattcatgatcctcctgactTGACTTCTTGAATGCTAAGGTTATATGCCGGcaacatcatgcctggcttttgtttcctttaaaaagaattgtagtgtagtgtgtgtgtgtgtgtgtgtgtg from Mastomys coucha isolate ucsf_1 unplaced genomic scaffold, UCSF_Mcou_1 pScaffold18, whole genome shotgun sequence carries:
- the Spaar gene encoding small regulatory polypeptide of amino acid response; this encodes METAVIGMVAVLFVITMAITCILCYFSYDSQTQDPERGPRRSFTVATFHQEASLFTGPALQSRPLPRAQNFWTVV